The genomic interval CCAACGGAGATTTTAGGGAGACAGTACAATCCAActaatcctttatatttttggGATGGTGGGAGTAATAAACTGAGATGTAGCTGCTCACCATCCATACCTGCATAGTATCATCTTCGTACCTAGGATTACCTCCATCCCCAAATAACAAAGGACAATAAGTTTATGTACGTGAATGTGGACATAATGAGTTTATTTATTtcgaaacggaaggagtattaaaTCATCGAAAGTGCTATGACAAAAGATGTGCGATATCAGCCATTACGAACAACACCAAACCGGTACTAGATTTGATACTTGTTTGTACCAAATCCGATACACATAGGCCTTGTAACCTATGATCCGATACATATGAATATCAAATCTGGTACCAATAGGTATCAGAATTGGAAGATTTGGTACCCTATGAATATCTATCTATGGGCTTGTTCGGCTGCCCTATACCACGGCTGTACAGCAGCGGCAGCTGCCACCATATATctttgggcctgttcactttgatgctatttttaaatataccactttttttggtaaaattgctaaaattttggctacttttagtttgttgccaaatttggtaaatacataagaagtcctgccaaaattttggcaatattaccatcttgccaaaattttagtattgctaaaatttgataaggtttattttggctgcAACCTAAACATGCTCTTCATTGTATTATACTGTGGCTGGCTGTCAACTAGCAGTACCGAACAGACCCTGTATTTCTAACGTCGGTAGTTCTGCCGGCTTGTGATTGGTGGATGTGGCAAGCAATAGTTTGTTGACACGTGttgcttctcctctctcccaatTTGTGTGAATTGTATGACAAGccggttcaaaaaaaaagaaaaataaataaattctagAGACTATTGAGTGTCAACATAACATCCAGATCCTTCATATCCTTTCAATCTGGTTTGATCCAACAACCAACTCAATGAAAAATCTAGGAGCGAACTAAAGGGGCAAAATCCACCaggaacccaaaaaaaaaaggtgtatcTACCACCTCTCAGACAGAAAAAAGTCCACCTGAAACCAGAGCCCTATGGTAACCTCGAGCTGCCGACACGAGCGATCTCGAGGTGGCTTGTTTTATCGTTAAATGAATTTTAAGTCTGATTTATATTTTAGCAtatttacccttttttttcataaattgaatggtcaaacatcatgttaaaagtcaacggtgtcccttcatccaaaaaaaaaacttaggtaAGTATGGTAAACAATCTAGTAACAACGAATCTGACAGCCACCTATCCGGATTTGTTGTCTTAGGAATTTAAAATGCATTAAAAGAGGTCAGTTTaaatgttttttctttaaaaatacaATCTACATGTTAAATTCAAAACTAAAACCCCACAAGAGGTTCTTCCAAATGTATGGTCTTTGTAGAAATTTAATTTGAATTGAATCAATTctcaaataaaatgttttagaaTGGACTGCAAAGATGACGACGCCAACAAGCAGGTTAGATTTGTTACCCTATGAATATCATCAATTTGTTGTAGGTTTGGTATTTAGTACCGATCTAGTACCAACAGGCATAAGACTTAATACCTAGGAGTACTACTTATATCATACCATCGTACCGTTCCAGAACAGAAAACCGTGGTATAACAGCCCCCTTAATAGTTTTAATTTCAACACAAGCAAATCTGATTCCAAAGTCCGCTGGCGGGTGTACTCGTTCATTTGTTACTGCCCCCATTTCCAATATAATACAACAGTGAACCGAATGTACACGTACAACAATGTTGACTATAGTTGATTGTAACTCTACAAATGATCGTTACTTGCTGTAAGCTCTGCCTTTTGTGTGTAGGCAGGTAAGGGGGGAAAATAATCGGTCATCCAAAATTACTGGATCGTTGCATATGTTTCTTGTTTCATTTTCATTAAGTTGCTCTCTATGTCTCTTAACACAGGTCTATATCTGCATAAGTGATGGCAACAGTTAAATTTCACCAAACAGAGGGGAAAATAAAATGCAGAATCGGACAAACAATAATAGTATACTTACAGGCGTGCGAGGTTATTCTGCGCTTGCACCGCTTTTCTGAGTTCAGCTGAAAGTTTCATTATTTCTGCCGACAACCCCTCGGATCTGCTCTGTTCTTTGATGAGCTGATCCTGTAGACAATGAAATATGCAGTTGTAAACCAATGACATGACAATAAATAGATTTGACTAGTCATGGTATAGACAAGAAAATATTCTCGACAGCTCCAGCAATCAACCTTTAGGGAGAGATTCTCAGTTACAAACTCTGGCGGGACTGAAATGCTGGTCTCGTTCTGCCCATCTGGCTGGATAGTGGTATTACTTGTTTTCAATAGAGTAGCTTGCTCAAGTCTTAACTTCTCTAAGTGAGAGCGTAGCTCTTCATTTTGCTTGAGACAATCTTTTACCTGGAAATTGTGATTAATTGAACACGCAAGATGCTGGTATCATCCATAAATGATAAATGTTTGTCTCTCCATGCATGAAATGACTGATAACAGCACACCTGGTTTTCCCATTGCATTGTAACAGCTACAGCTTCTTGGTATGAAGTAGACAAGGCTGAGTTCTCCTCAAACAGCTTTTCTATTTCTGATGATTGAGAATCAATCTGTCAAACACAATCCAAAACTTAGCCAGCTCATTGGGAACTTATTTTGTTCAAAGAAAAGGAAGGCAGCATCAAACACCTCCATTAACAACTTTTGGCGGCTGCCCTCTAGCCTCTCAACCATCAAAGCCATATCATGCAATTGGCTTTCAAGTTTTTCCCTATCTTCCTGCATAATTAAAAAATGGCCAGTACAGTTTAAGATTGATTCGAGCCCAGCAAGAAGATTACGGCGAACACTTAGCATTACAAGTTTCTAATCACccctgaaaattttgaattaagACAAGGGCATTCAGGCTTACAGGTGTCCACCTAGCCTGTTGTAATGCAAGATCTCATCTCAGTTTTACTTTTGAGTCCTTGATAACTATGGACTAACACATGAAGTATTTACCTTGGCAAAATCTTAACtcatggaaaaacaaaaaacttgAAGTTTGTTCGATACATTACCATTGAAAATGCCTTGCGTGCAGCAAATTCAGAAGCTTCATCTGCATGGTAGGGGAAACTTATTTCATGCAGTTTACCAGTAAAATATGGAATATCTGAAGGAACGGAAAGCAGAGCAGCATGACAAATGTGGAAGTAAAAGACTATGCTGAATGGCACGTTTACTAGAGATAGAGTACCCTATATGAAGCTACAAAATATGTTTCATACGCACCTGATGCTTTCTTCGTCAAGGCAGCAATTTTTTCTTCCAACTCTTTCTTTTCCGCAACCAAGGAAGCAGCACGAGACTGTTCTCCAGTTAGCTTTTGTTGCTCTTGTTGCCTTAATAGGGACTCTTCAGAAAGTTTCTGTTGCTCCTGCTGCCTTAGCAATGATTCTTGCTGCATTAACCATTTTATATGTTAGTTTGCTTAGATAGAATAATCAATAATAAGGACAAGCATAACACTGAAGCAAGACAAAATGACCTACCTTCAGCTGAGCCTGCAAATTTTCTACCTCCTTTTCCATAGCAAGAATGTGCTCATTTGATACACCAACTGGAAATCCAGTATAAGAGTTGCTCATTACTTGCTGCTGCAGGGTATTTAACTGTGCTCTCAATGATGCAGAGTCCTCTTCTGCCTGTAAATCATAAGATTAGCACACTAATGATATGACTAAGGATGCACAATTTTTCAAAATACCCTGTATTGCTCCTCTTCTGCCTCCTTCAGTCGTTTCTTCATGCTCCTTAGTTGTGCGAGAGCATCCTCCTACTTAGCATACCAGGTAGAAGTGATGATGGGGATTAGACATATCAGAATCGTGAATACCATAAACACGAAGACAGTCAAGTACCTTAGCAACAGCTGCGGCATCTTTCTCCAAAGAAATGTCATTCACAGCCTTTTTCAAGGAGGGTACTATATTCCGCTCCTGCAAACAGCGAATTAATCCCCAAAGTAAAATGCGTGCAAAATGGAAGCCATATGCATCAAACTGCAACACAAGTACCAAATTAAAATGCACAATATGAAACTCACAAGGTCGTTCAAGCGGTTAACGAGGGAATCCTTCTCGACTTCCTTCTCAGCAATCTAGACGAAGCTATGCTTTGTTAATATTACTTCATCCTTCAGGTAACTGTACCACAACAATACTGAACTGCAGAGAAAATACCTTGGATAACAGCATTTGGTTTTCCCTCTCCAATGCTATGTTCCCATTTTCAAGTTCTCTAACTCGACCAAGAAGCTACCATTCATACCAAAAGCCTTAGTTATAGTCTAGAAACAACATGAGAATTTGGATACGTACTTGCAACGATCAATGTTCATCCGAACTATTCGACACAAAGGAAAGGGGGGCAAACCTCAGCTCCGGCTCCTGGGTTCCCTACAGAAAACAATCGCCATTAAGCCCACAAGATTAGCACTGAACTACGAACTGTTCCAGGGGAAGAGAGGGATGGACCAACCGTAAGGGTCGACAagggacgccgcggcggccgggttgtgctgctgctgcatcctctCGGCGGCTCTCTTCTGCCGGATCTCCTCCAGCTGCCAGACAAACGCGCACACAAACCCCAACACAAATTTGAGCCTCAAATCCCAGATACAAACGAGACGCGGATCTGAAACGCCTCGCGTCACAGAGAagcaggagggagaggagaggagaggcatACGGTGCGGCGCCCCCGCGAGGCGTGATTGGCTTCCATCTCCGGCGACCGGCCGACGAACCGGTCGGTTTTCTGGAAGCTCGGGATCCGGAGGCGCGACGCGAAGGAGGATGGCCGATGGCGGGGGCTCCTCCGGTATCGCCTCGATCCTGTGATGCccggagaagagaaggggaagAAACCCAAACTCGTGGGCCTAGCCAACGTGTTGGCCTTCTAGAGTTCACAAGCCGGCCCGTACGAGCCCGATCGGGCAGGTTATTCAGTACCCCCATGCGTTCCAAAATGGAGTAACACAATCCTGAA from Oryza glaberrima chromosome 3, OglaRS2, whole genome shotgun sequence carries:
- the LOC127765233 gene encoding uncharacterized protein LOC127765233, which codes for MEANHASRGRRTLEEIRQKRAAERMQQQHNPAAAASLVDPYGNPGAGAELLGRVRELENGNIALERENQMLLSKIAEKEVEKDSLVNRLNDLERNIVPSLKKAVNDISLEKDAAAVAKEDALAQLRSMKKRLKEAEEEQYRAEEDSASLRAQLNTLQQQVMSNSYTGFPVGVSNEHILAMEKEVENLQAQLKQESLLRQQEQQKLSEESLLRQQEQQKLTGEQSRAASLVAEKKELEEKIAALTKKASDEASEFAARKAFSMEDREKLESQLHDMALMVERLEGSRQKLLMEIDSQSSEIEKLFEENSALSTSYQEAVAVTMQWENQVKDCLKQNEELRSHLEKLRLEQATLLKTSNTTIQPDGQNETSISVPPEFVTENLSLKDQLIKEQSRSEGLSAEIMKLSAELRKAVQAQNNLARLYRPVLRDIESNLMKMKQETYATIQ